Genomic segment of Pagrus major chromosome 19, Pma_NU_1.0:
AGACGAGAACTTAAGGCAAGACAGTTCACTGTCACACTAACCTGCATGTGGAAATAAAGAGATGAGATTATTGACATTTACTTACATGTACTTCTATTTCCTGCCTCTTCTTTCAAACAGATACATATCTTAATTGATAAGATAAAGAATTTTCACATAGCCAAAGATATAcgacaaaaaaatattaatgtatCTTCTTTCAGTATCATCAGCTAACCTGTCTGCATCAGTAACAGGAACACTGAGAGTGTGTTATTAAGCAAATTCATACATTTCAATGAAAACAGATTATCAGTTACCTCATAAAACAGAGCAGTAGAGGAATTAGAAGAAATAACTGaatgaaatctgtttttctgCAAGTAACTGAGAGCACCAGAGTGGCAACTATGACTTGACTTGTTGTACTGATGGGATTAGTGCTGTGTAAATGGACATTACACTGAATTTACTTTGTAAGCCATCATagcaatttcatttcattgtgtgtgtacTAGCTATTATCTAAGCACCAGCTTTTATTTAggtattattattttgtaggtttaatacaaatacaaatttcCATTTGTCATGAACTTTTCAAAATATGTTTACTTATTCTACTTTAAATCTGGGGTTAGTAAgactgtagaaaccagcaaaagcAAGCTGAATTTTGAAAGTATACAACCGCACTCCTCCAAAATACATGAAAAGGAACTGCCTGACTACACTGCCTGACAATGGGGTTTATGGGCTAATGTTAACATTCGCCGTCAAAAGAGGCTGTGTCTACCGCCACAGCTCTGTTcagctcaggggctgtgtgcttaatgctaacgttagctgctacaGGAGTGCATTGCTGGTGCAGTGGCTCTTTTATTGGGCTCAGGGACTCTCTGCTTTGTGGTACTCAGTTAGCGGCTGAACGACAGTCTGTCACTGCGGCACACTTGTTCTTTGGGTCAGCGGCTGTGTGCTtagtgctactgagttagcaAGTGTTTGAAGAGcaggctcagtggctgtgtactgtgagcacAGCATATTGTTGTCATCACTAACCATACCCAACTACTCATGTTTCACATATAAGTAAACACCTAACATTATCATAACGTACATAAACAGTGAACATGGCTGTTGTTAATACTCAATCTGTTAAAATGAGATTGGGAGATTTTGGCTTCACGTTCTCTGCCATTCATGTGCCACAAGCTCACTGATAGCTTTGGCAAAACAACCCACGTAGTCCTGTGGAAGACTCGCAAGACTCAAACGCAATTAGTGCATGCAGGCAGTATGTAGGTAGACAGCCTGTATCTAAAATGAGTGGCACTggcagctggctgcagacaccTCGagttgaataataaaaatacatttaaaaaaatctttatattttatttacaacactTCGTGTAGTCCATCAGCGCATCATCTTCTGACCACCACAGAATGGCGCCTGTAACACACGAGCTGCTAGAAGTAGCCTACACTGTCATGGGCTACGACTTGTTCATTAAAATCTTGACATTGATTTAGGGATGATGACATGGCTGGATAGCTAGTCTTAATGTTAAACATCCAGTCACAGTATATTTGATGCTTGTCAACCGTACACAATGTTATTGACTTTGAATCTTTCTAACATAACGTTAGCTTTGTGGCTAATAGCCAAACCAAGGGCTTCTATGAACTAAGCAGACTAGATCATCCCACATTGGCAAGCAAGCAAGcacagtttatttatatagcacctttcacacacaccagtcacaaagtgcttcacagtcATAATCTGTCAATAATCTTTTATATTGACCAGTCAGGGGCTTACAATCCTGTCAATCAAAACTCATTATACAATACCCCGTCCAAACCAGCTGTCAGTCACTTTTTTTGCTGTAATTTTGCTGTAGGACTGTAATATGTCATTATGTTcagtttaaatatgtttttcaggCAAGAAAGTTACCACTTAGATTCCTATTATGTGGTCAGTTTGTCCAAGTAACACCTTTTTGGAAAGTTGTTCAGACGTTGGAGACGCTGCTGTTGCAGCAGCTACAAGAGACAGAGTATCAGGCTGATACAGACCAAATCAGGCATTGAGGTGAAAAACGGCAGTTTCATTCAGTGTGTCctacaacaatatctgattaaTACAAATCACAAGTATTTTTATACTAACCGACGCTATtgagatttgatttgatgttgttGTCGTCTTTTCATGTCCATACTGCTATTTTGAGCCTTTCTTGGCTAAGTCTCACTTGTTAAAGAGATTTCAATCTCAATGTGACTTCCTAGTGAAAGAAAGGTTACATATACGTAATAGcccatcaacactgaataatctgaatcaacaaagtaactagtaactaaagctatcaaatcagtttatttgaatggaagtataaagtagaggaaaatggaaatactcaggtatagtacctcaaaattattcttaagtacagtacttgagtacttctGTTTCAAAAACGCTTATCAGTCTGATTGATTACTAATAACTGGTGTCAGTATTGGCCCCGAAAAAAATTATATCAGTTATACAATACTtacaatttcatgttttcttacaaGTGCTGGTTGACCTGACATGTCCAGTGTCAAGGTTGAACAGAAACTGTCATTGGCCAAACaaagacacatgcacaaacatttaGAGGGCTGCCAAATTGCTCGAACTTTCTATTTAACTGTTGGTGCCACAAACAAGCAGTCAGGAGACTGCACCAGCAGGGGAGAACTGACCACATATTGTGAATCTAAATTGTTACTTTCTCATctgaaaaacatattaaaacttTAATAAAGTCACATATTTAATAGTCTTGAGGCAAAATTACAGCTGTTTCCAGACTGACTCTGCCACATTATAATGCTGTGAAGTGATGGATCAGATCACTATTTAGCTTGGTAAGAATAAAAAAGCATTACTTTGGCTCTAATGTTGCCACCtgtctcactcaatgtcctgTCAACAGCACTATTTGATTGGTTACATATCTTTTAAATCAGATGATCTTTCCTAACCCAATCTTTCTGCTtcagaaaacacagcacacatctGTCTTGTCTTGTCCATATTTTTATTGCAACTCTGCATCAAGATTTAGGTAATTATAACTTTAACTAGGATATTGGCTTTACCTGATGAAAATGCGTGTAAATGCTgtatctgttgctgctgcttctggTGAGCGATGTGTACAATAATCTAAGTGCTTTAAATAGTGAATTTGTCTCAAAACTCTGCACTTATAGGGCTTTGGAGATTTATACGCTTTCCTGGAAGACTCAGGACTGCTGctatacaaactgttgttatgaAAAACCAGTGTATTGCTTAGGTTTACCACTCTCGCTaatataaatacttttaatCAAGAACATGTCTTATAAAAAGTTGTAAATGTCACTGGTGAAAAGGCGGAGGCTAAAAAACGGAGATAAAAACTAATGAGTGACATCATAGatactacagcgacaggctcGAGGtgcttttcctttcttttccgTTTCTTTTCCGTTTTCCTTGCCTTGAAGTGATTTGCtcagctgaacagccaatcagagtgatttctctcatcAATGGGCCCCACTGCCGATTCTACAAGCTGACTAGTGCCAACAGTGTGGGACACACTGCAACAACAAGCTCCACAGACACTCACCAGTGGCTGAACCCCCTCAGCCATGAATTAACAGGGCTAAGTTATGAAATAAACCTGCAGTTCCCAATGTCTGGTTAATGACCACTTTAAATGAAGCAGAATCCACTTGAGACCCCACCTCATTGGTTGTACTGCCCTTGTCTGTTAACAGTGAGCAGATCAACCCTTGTGATTTTTCCTTCTcagattgttttaaaatattggcatatattacattattacatatattacattaaaaaactaCTATATTTCATGTACACAAGTGTATGTGTGCCCCAGGAAAAAGCATATGTCTGAGCCACGAGCCCCTCAGAGCCAGACGAAACTGGCTCAGCTGCTTACATTAGAATCAGGGAGGAAAGTGACAGCAGGGTTAGGGTTCactgtgtgattttgtgtgtgtgtgtgtgtgtgtgtgtgtgtgtgtgtgtgtgtgtgtgtgtgtgtgtgagccattGCTTTTGTCATAGTGACCCTTAGACCAGCACTGTGACCACTGTCATGATGCTTGACCTGCTTACAACAAGCTGAATGTATCTGTTTACTATCATAACACTTCTTAATAAGAGGATATTGTGGTGTCATGTATAGTCAAAGATAAACCTGGAGAGAAAGGCAAGATGATGTAGGTGTGTTGCTTAGCAACAGCCACATCGTCTGTTTTCCTCATCGCCATGATGGATCAGTGGAGctaagaaatataaaatgtactGTCTTTCCCAACACTGGTGAGGTAGTCTGAAGGAGACGAGCCTGCAGAGAGCAGGGATGGTGGGCTGACGTGGTCAAGCAGGATATGTGTTACCTCTGCAGGAACGAGAGGCAGAGCAGCATAATGGATGGCCTCTGTGGAGCCTGGGGCCGTGTTGACGGAGTGAAACTGGTGGTGTGTTTGAGGTGGTGTGAAATATGACCACTGCAGTGTCTTCATCAATAACACTGGCTCCATCTCCTTCTAGTATAACTCGGTTtctgcctcctccttctctgtctctcacacttCCTATTCCCTCTATCAGTGTCTTTGTGGGCCTGCCCTGACTGGTACGCAGTCATGACTTGTACATTTTACTCTTTGGCGTACTGTGGGTTTTCTTTTGTGTACCAGCAGTGCTCACATGCTGCCGGTACTCTTTTCTGCACTCTCCATATCATGCCAGTGAGGAGTGATATGCCCTGTGTCTGATTTTGCCTACTTCCACCTTAGCTCCTCATTGATTACTCATTCTGCACTCAGACTTCAGCAGCAGTCACTGTCTGCTCAGCACCGCCCTGCACAGTGGCCGGTATCAAAGCTGAATGATCAAGTTGGAAAACACTTAATTACTTTTGAGTATTTTGTAACAAAAATagcctttttgtgtgtttgttaaaggaCATtatttaaaggatcagttcagcCAAATATTTAGTCATTACCTACTCACTCCcatactgatggaaagtctggtgaagttacATAatccacaattttttttttggagcttcacaactAAACAGCATTgctcccaaacaactgaagtagctggaagccagttttaaagtaaaagaaacaacagaaaaacacattaaatggcttcatacagctcatccagcatagtccaagtctctggaagtcctgtgatcccagattgatttggATGGATGTTATTGACAccctttttaagctgaaatcttcactgtagctgctcagcttTAGCAATGCACACCCTCTGAAGTGGTGCAAAAGCTTTACCACGCgtcattgttttaaataaatttgggatctctgggtttacagagacttggattacactcaAGCTtggattatgttttttttaacgttgtttttttacattttagtacatttacgtccccagctacttcagctgtttaggagaattctgcaatgctgttttgctgtgtagttttgtggactatgaaacttcacttgactttccattATTTTAGGaggaatttatcctttaatgtcCCTTTATTCtcaaatacaatacatttttatccCCAGGTTAATCTTGAGAAAGAAACTGTGCAGCAGTTAGCCTAAACACAGCCTTTGGCTTTGGAGCAGTCTGTCTCTTCTACTATTTTGTGCTGTATCGTATACTGTTGTCATGGGACTGTTTTGCCTCTTTGGCCCTGGTTGCTTGTAAAAGTGGAACTCATAGAAATGTACTTACTCCACTGCACTTATATGTATGGCTCTTGAAAGAGTAATTTGCTAAACGCAAAGTCTTATGTAAGTGAAAGTGccactgttgttgtttctcaTGACATTGCAGCACATTTTGTGGCAAGTATTTACTATAATGTCTACCATGTCCTGAAACTAGGAATAAACTAAATATAAGTCTGACCTGTGTCCCTTCTGCTGTGCTTCCTCTGCAGCTGATCAGTGATGGCAGCGTGGTGTATGCTGAGGCCCTCTGGGACCATGTCACCATGGACGACCAGGAGCTGGGCTTCAAGGCCGGTGATGTCATCGAAGTAGTGGATGCCACTAACAAGGAGTGGTGGTGGGGTCGCATCATGGACAGCGAGGGCTGGTTCCCTGCCAGCTTTGTACGGGTGAGACAAACTCTGTCCAGGCTGCTAGAAGAGACAGATATTACCAGCCATACAGCTTTTAATTACACTGTTTGATTaatgactgcagctgctgtagcACTGGCAGAGTAAATAATATGAAGGCTCCTCCCTTTATCCCTCGTAATCTACAAAATTAGAGCTGTTATtagagctgtttttctttgtgaacTGTCCTTCAGACATAGCTCATTGCAAGCACTGTGCTCTTGTACAAGGGTCGATAAGTAAGAAAAGCGAGAGAGAAATGTCTTGGCATTTCAATGTCCCCTGTGCTTGTTCCTCTCATCAAAGCACCAGTACAATTGTCCTCCAGAAGCTATTTCAAAATTGGAACTACAGTTCAGGTTCAGGTGATTTTTgtgaagagagaaagacattcAGAGTTAATTGTTGGATTAAAAAATAGCTTTCTTCTTCCTGGCTTTCTTAATTACCTGTGTCCTCCTCAGTTGCGTGTGAACCAGGATGAGCCCATGGAGGAGTATCTGGCCCACCTAGAGGAGACTCAGACTGGAGCAGAGGACCGGGCAGGTCTGGGTTTGTTACTGGGACCAGGTTTGCCCTGCAAAGAGCAGATGAGGACCAATGTCATCAATGAGATCATGAGCACAGAGAGAGACTACATCAAGCACCTGAAAGACATCTGCGAGGTCTGGATGAGATCATGTGAAGACAGTACTTTAATACATGTCAAGACTATTAGCTCACTGGTGAAactaaaatgaatataaattCTAGTGAACTTTATTTGATGTTATGAGGAGATGGAGGTCAATTTACACAATAAAGTCCAATAATTATTTCGACTGTGGTCCTAGCTCTGATGGCAGTCTGAGGTAATGTAAAAGATACTACTTGCCAGAATGCCATGTTGTTGGGAGCCCTCATTTTGCATTATTTCTTACAAGGATGTCAGTTACTGTGTAAGGCTACGTCCacactttcattttaaaacaaaaactatctCCGTCCACACAAGCGTTTTAGCACATATCAGAAATAATCCCTGTGTGATCCCAGGAGTCACTGAGCAGGACCAAGTCAGCAAGAGCCAGGGATACTACCTGGATCCCTCCTGCTTTAAGCGTGCCCATCTCCCACAGAGAGTAGAGGAGTGGGTCAGTTGCAAAACTGAGTAGCATGGGAGACCAGGGTCACCTTCTTTGACCCCCTTCCTAGGCCCAAACTGTCCAGTCCTGCACCTTCCTTTCAAGGACCTATATTATATGATTTTAAGAAACCATATTAAAAGTCCAGGCAAAGTCAGTGAATACCACCCAGAGATTTCCTTTAACGTTTGATAAGGCCCTCCAGTACCATCAGGTGCTCCAAACGTCCAGGAGATTTAATAAACCTCTCTGCCTTTAATGCCCAGGACGTGCTTTGGCTAAAGAGGAGTTTAGGATTACCAAACCTGATGACAGTCATTTCATTCTATATAACATACAGCAGAAGTCATCAAAGTTGTTAACAATCTATAGCCACGTACTTTTACACCTGGAAATAAACACACTTGTTACTTGGCAGGACCACCCCAGGCCAAATTGGTGTTCTAAGTAGTTTTTCTCGCTTTTCCATTACAAGATAGGGCGTCAGGGAAtaagggaataatgcatggatcttgatttaaaaaatgaggcATATGTCAGACTGTCATCTATAAGTTAATACAATTTGATGGGGATTGTGTGCGGCGaatgttgtgtatttttcagtgtatttattatttttctgcttccGTTAGGGTTACATCAAACAGTGCCGCAAGAGAACAGACATGTTCACCGAAGAGCAGCTTCGCACCATCTTTGGCAATATTGAGGAGATCTACCGATTCCAGAGGAAGTTCCTGAAAGGCCTGGAAAAGAAGTTCAACAAGGAGCAGCCTCACCTCAGCGAGATCGGCTGCTGCTTCCTCGAACACGTAAGCTGAGTCGCAGAAGTCAATcaagagaagctgcagaaaagaATTTCTGTGGTAGTATTTCAAAATCACGCCAGAGATGTTAGTGTTTGTAAAGAATGGCATGCAAATGTGAATTTAAACAGTTCTTGCTCAATGTCAGAAGTCTCTTTTTAATTGTTCTACTTTACATGgcctctttgttttttaaaatcctcaAACTAATATTAATTTAGTTTGTGAACAAACACTAAATGTGAGTGCATGCTTTTGACCCTGGGGTCAACATTCTTGCCAAATCATTTTCTTGCCTCTAACCCTTCGTCTGGTGTCTTTTATGTGTAGCAAACAGATTTCCAGATCTATTCGGAATATTGCAACAACCACCCGAACGCTTGCGTCCAGCTCTCTAAACTCATGAAGGTCAACAAATACGTGTTCTTCTTCGAGGCCTGCCGACTGCTCCAGAAGATGATTGACATTTCTTTGGATGGCTTCCTGCTCACACCAGTTCAAAAGATCTGCAAGTACCCACTGCAGCTGGCTGAGCTGCTCAAATACACCAACCCACAGCACAGGTGATTCTCTCATGTGTTACACAGGGAAGCATtccaacattcattcatttatcattttacaacaccaggaTCGCAACATGAAATTGAGTTTGAGTCCCTTtctacatcacagaaacaacaaaaacaaaacaactatgTTAAAGAGTGGAaagctgaggatgaattgaggagttatgtttatattgtgtatatCGTGAAAAAACTAACCTCGTGTTGTGACCACTTTACATCAGtatttcccacacatagaccTCACTTGGGTGGGATGCCCAGGTATATTTGACAACCAATTTTacaatttttacttttattttattatctgtCCGAGATAACGACAGCATCCATGATCAGttaactagtggacaatctgcAACTGCAATATGTCAGGCGTTGGATACACACACGATAGTTATTAGGATACATtcattgtcagtgttttcatggAATTTCatgtttataataaaaatatagaccATCACCAGACCCATCCTTTAAGCTTTAGCTGCACACAACATGTCACTCTCTGATCTTCAGGGATTACAAAGATGTGGAGGCTGCCTTAAACGCCATGAAGAACGTGGCCAGGCTCATCAATGAGAGAAAACGGCGCCTTGAGAATATTGACAAGATCGCCCAGTGGCAGAGCTGCATAGAGGACTGGGAGG
This window contains:
- the LOC141014500 gene encoding rho guanine nucleotide exchange factor 4-like isoform X2, producing MGVQHGSSRTQLISDGSVVYAEALWDHVTMDDQELGFKAGDVIEVVDATNKEWWWGRIMDSEGWFPASFVRLRVNQDEPMEEYLAHLEETQTGAEDRAGLGLLLGPGLPCKEQMRTNVINEIMSTERDYIKHLKDICEGYIKQCRKRTDMFTEEQLRTIFGNIEEIYRFQRKFLKGLEKKFNKEQPHLSEIGCCFLEHQTDFQIYSEYCNNHPNACVQLSKLMKVNKYVFFFEACRLLQKMIDISLDGFLLTPVQKICKYPLQLAELLKYTNPQHRDYKDVEAALNAMKNVARLINERKRRLENIDKIAQWQSCIEDWEGEDVLSRSSDLIFSGELTKLSQPQAKSQQRMFFLFDHQMVYCKKDLLRRDMLYYKGRVDMDHMEVIDVEDGKEKDFNISVKNALKLRSQAGDEVHLLCAKKPEHKQRWLQAFADERIQVQHDRETGFSLTEVQKKQAMLNACKSHPAGKPKAVTRPYYDFLLRQKHPSLPTALPQQQVFMLAEPKRKTSTFWHNIGRLTPFKK